The following are encoded together in the Microtus pennsylvanicus isolate mMicPen1 chromosome 8, mMicPen1.hap1, whole genome shotgun sequence genome:
- the LOC142855668 gene encoding LOW QUALITY PROTEIN: fibroblast growth factor receptor 3-like (The sequence of the model RefSeq protein was modified relative to this genomic sequence to represent the inferred CDS: inserted 3 bases in 2 codons; substituted 2 bases at 2 genomic stop codons), with protein sequence MELFCSVPRGAGTGCTVWSKDDTELIASHRILVGPQRLQVLNISHDDAGVYMCQQQLTQDVLCRFTVHVTDAPSSGDEEDGENVAEDIGAPYWTRPDRMDMKLLAVPATSTVRFHCAAAGNPTPSISWLKNGKEFRGEHRMGGIKLRHRHWSLVMESVVPSDSGYYTCVVQNKFGSIQQTYTLDVLERFPHRPILQAGLPENQTATLGSDVEFHCKVYSDAQPHIQWLKHVEVNGSKTGPDGKPYVIVLKTSGINTSNKELEVLSLRNITFEDSGEYTCLAGNYFGFSHHSAWLEVLPAERELAESSAAGRLSAGTISFWVGFSILILTATVTLCYLRRVSRKNLRSPNLHHLNPFPMPSIHCLAPTYPXXSKQVTSMNSDIPLVHIVHPVSREHTVMASISELELPADPKWEISRTRLTLGNSLGEGCFGQVFMAEALXMDNTDKPVTVAVKMLKDDANDQDLLDLVSEMEMMKAIGKHKNIINLLGACTQGGPLYVLMEYAAKGNLREFLRAQRPLSMEYYGASRLPEKQLTRKDLVSCAYQVARGMEYLASQKCIHRDLAARNVLVTEDNVMKIADFGLARDVHNLECYKKTTYGRLPVKWMAPESLFDGVYTHQSDVWSFGVLLWEIFTLGGTPYPGIPVEELFKLLKDGYRMHKPANCTHDLYGIMRECWHAVPSQRPTFKLLVEDLDGILTVTSTHVYLDLSVPFEQSLPGDEDTRSPSSLEIXLFIHNLLPPTQPRNWRPQT encoded by the exons ATGGAGCTGTTCTGCTCTGTGCCTAGAGGTGCCGGCACAGGCTGCACTGTCTGGTCTAAGGATGACACAGAGCTGATAGCTTCCCACCGCATCCTGGTGGGGCCCCAGAGGTTACAAGTGCTGAACATCTCCCATGACGATGCCGGGGTCTACATGTGCCAGCAGCAGCTCACTCAGGATGTCCTGTGCCGCTTCACTGTGCATGTGACAG ATGCTCCATCCTCAGGAGATGAAGAAGATGGTGAGAACGTGGCTGAAGACATAG GGGCCCCTTACTGGACTCGGCCAGACCGTATGGATATGAAATTGCTGGCTGTGCCAGCCACCAGCACGGTACGCTTCCACTGTGCAGCTGCTGgcaaccccaccccctccatctccTGGCTGAAGAATGGCAAGGAATTCCGAGGGGAGCATCGCATGGGGGGCATCAAG CTTAGGCACCGGCACTGGAGCCTGGTCATGGAAAGTGTGGTGCCTTCTGATAGTGGCTACTATACCTGCGTGGTTCAGAACAAGTTTGGGAGCATCCAGCAGACTTACACACTGGATGTACTGG AGCGCTTCCCACATCGGCCCATTTTGCAGGCTGGGCTGCCAGAAAACCAGACAGCCACCCTAGGAAGTGATGTAGAGTTCCACTGCAAGGTGTACAGTGATGCCCAACCACACATCCAGTGGCTGAAGCATGTTGAGGTGAATGGCAGCAAGACAGGCCCGGATGGCAAGCCCTATGTCATCGTACTCAAG ACATCAGGCATTAACACAAGCAACAAGGAGCTAGAAGTTCTGTCTTTGCGCAATATCACCTTTGAGGACTCAGGGGAGTACACCTGTCTGGCAGGCAATTATTTCGGATTTTCCCATCACTCTGCATGGCTGGAGGTACTGCCAG CTGAGAGAGAGCTGGCAGAGAGTAGTGCGGCTGGCAGGTTATCTGCAGGCACCATCAGCTTCTGGGTGGGCTTCTCCATCTTAATCTTGACTGCAACTGTGACACTCTGCTACCTGCGTAGAGTCTCAAGAAAGAACCTGAGGTCTCCCAAT TTACACCACCTCAACCCTTTCCCAATGCCCAGCATCCATTGTCTGGCACCAACCTATCCCTAATGATCCAAGCAGGTGACCTCCATGAACTCTGATATACCCTTGGTCCACATCGTCCACCCAGTTTCAAGAGAACATACTGTAATGGCCAGTATTTCTGAGCTTGAGCTGCCAGCCGACCCAAAGTGGGAAATATCTAGAACTCG GCTGACACTTGGTAATTCTCTAGGAGAAGGCTGCTTTGGCCAGGTTTTTATGGCAGAGGCTT ACATGGACAACACTGACAAGCCTGTCACTGTGGCTGTGAAAATGCTGAaag ATGATGCCAATGACCAGGACTTGTTGGACCTGGTGTCTgagatggagatgatgaaagCTATTGGCAAGCACAAGAACATTATCAACCTGCTGGGGGCCTGCACACAGGGTG GGCCATTGTATGTGCTGATGGAGTATGCCGCCAAGGGTAACCTCCGGGAGTTCCTGCGGGCACAAAGGCCCCTAAGCATGGAATACTATGGTGCCTCCAGGCTGCCAGAAAAACAGCTTACCCGCAAAGATCTAGTGTCCTGTGCCTATCAGGTGGCCAGAGGTATGGAGTACCTGGCTTCTCAGAAG TGTATTCACAGAGACTTGGCTGCCAGAAACGTGTTGGTGACTGAGGACAATGTGATGAAGATTGCAGATTTTGGCCTGGCCCGTGATGTGCACAATCTGGAATGCTACAAGAAGACCACATAT GGCCGGCTACCTGTGAAGTGGATGGCACCAGAGTCGCTGTTTGACGGAGTCTACACCCACCAGAGTGATGT GTGGTCCTTTGGAGTCCTGCTCTGGGAGATCTTTACACTGGGGGGCACACCATATCCCGGCATCCCAGTGGAAGAGCTTTTCAAACTATTGAAAGATGGCTACCGCATGCACAAGCCTGCCAACTGCACACATGACCT GTATGGGATCATGCGGGAATGTTGgcatgcagtgccttcacagaGGCCCACCTTCAAGCTTCTGGTAGAGGATTTAGATGGCATCCTCACTGTGACATCAACCCAC GTATACCTGGACCTATCAGTGCCTTTTGAGCAGAGCTTGCCAGGTGATGAGGATACCAGGAGCCCCAGTTCCTTAGAGAT ACTGTTCATCCACAACCTGCTACCCCCAACCCAACCCAGGAATTGGAGGCCTCAGACATGA